A region of the Onychomys torridus unplaced genomic scaffold, mOncTor1.1, whole genome shotgun sequence genome:
TCAAGGTGGTCTGGCGATGGGCCCCAGGCTTCcagcaggggagggaagaagagcggAGCTGACGGGTGTTTTCAGGCCATCTTTCTCTGAGCAGGAGCAAAAGAGGGAAGAGGCCTGGGCAGcgggtgggtgggaaggggagTGGATGGAGTGGGCGGGTGGGTTTGAGAAGGGGCAGGAGtccatcctcccttcctgtgttcacctggctctctccctttcctctggactcctcctcctccactctgtGTCCCCCATCTCCTGATGTCTAGCCACCAgtcctgacacatacacacactcacacacacacacacacacacacacacacacacacacggcccctCCTCTCAagcctttcttctgccctttgaGCTTTCTTCACCGTTCTTAGTTATATATCCTCTGGCCGCTTTCTCTTTGGTTTGGTAAGGTTTGGTTAGGACTTAAGGCCTCAGTACCTACTGCTTTTGCcctcctggatcttgctgcaACACTGTTTAGACCCAGCTGCTACAGAATTTTagttgatgctcctgcctctgcccccactgcctgCAGGGATTACAAGTGGGAGACCCTATTTTACCCActccccatttttctctttggcaAATCACCATCTccttggctgtctctgtcctgtctctgtctgtctctgtctctgtctctgtctctgtctctctctctctcgcacacacaaacacacacacacacactgactctcTCAGTCTGCctcgctgtctctctgtctgtgtctcctccttttctttctcttgtttcctgacttcccttttacttctgatttcttttcttgccGAAATGGTCATCCCAACTCTTCCATGGTGTGGTCAGTCCAAGCCTGTGGGTCGAGAGCAGTTGAGATAGAGTGTTCAGCATCCAATGAATATAGAAACGAAAATGACAATACAAAAGAAGGGCTGGTTTTAGAGACGAGTGGGGGTAGAACAAGGTGCCCCGGGTGGGCTTCTCTGAAGACGCCCCTTGGATGGcggtgggtggggaggaagtcCCCGTGTTGTGCTTGGGGTCTTGGGCTTGGTCCTTGTGGGGTCAGGAGGCCTTCCCCGCTCCGGTTCCCCCCCAAAACCTCCTGCTAACCTGGAGATATCTGGCAGGAGAGGGTCGTGCGGGTAGGCGTGCGGGAGAGAGCGAGCCCTGTCCTCGCTCCATCGAGTGTCACGGGGTGCTCGCTCGCTCGCCCGCTCGCTCGCCTGGCCGTCCCTAGCAGGGTGTCCGGGTGCAGGGCACCCACCCACTCGCCCACCCCCGGATAGGTCCTCGCAGCCCTGCATCCgtgcatccctgcatccctgcagcCACTATGTGTCTGGTGGTAGTCCTGAAGGCCCGGGGGTCCTGGGAAGCGATAGTTCGGGGTCCGGGGTGTTGCCGCCGAGCCTCCGTGCTCCCCGGAGAAGGTGTGGAGGGCTAAGGTCAGGGGTCGGGGGCGGGTGGGTGTCGAGGCCTTGCCGGGCCGAGGGCCGGTGGCGAAGAAGGCCGGCGACGGTCCCGAGGTGGAGGCCTGGGTTTGGCTGTGGCTGAGTCCCCGGGGAGGAGCGGGCGTTGGGAGGGGAGCGAAGGGAGGCGAGTGGCGGCGCGTCGGGCAGTGGGTGGACGGACGGACGGCTCCCTGGTCGGGCAGTGGGTGGACGGGGAGTGCGGGGCGCTGTTGGGCGGCGAGTGTGGGTTCCCGGTGCGAGCGGCAGGGGTCGCCCTGGCGCCGGCGTCCCGGGCGAGGCAGTGAGCCGAGAGGGGGCGCCGGGTGTAGGGCGTCCGTCCGGAGGGTCGGGGAGGTGGTGtgggtgcgtgcgtgtgtgtttgcGTTTGGTGTGTTGCGTGCAAGGCTGGAGCGAGTGGTTGTTTTGTTGTGAGAGGAGTGTAGGAGggttgtttggggtgtgtgtgatgaGCGCGCTGTGAGTGTCCCGGGTGTGAGAGCAGGGCTGGGGGCGGTGTGTTGTGGGTAGGGGGCGTGTGTTGTGGGATTGCGTCATCGTACGGACGGTTCGAGTAGGTCTGAATCGCGGCGGGCTCTcgccggttgtggtggcgcacgccggtaggatttgctgaaggaggcggaggcaggaggatcacgagttcgaggccagcctgggctacacagttttTGCTCCTCCACGCCGCCCCGCTTCTTTGCCACAACTCTCCGGCCTCTGCCCAGCGCCGCACTCACGCACGCAGCCGCggcccctctctttcttctcacgcCCGCACCCTCCTGCACACTCCCGTCACCCTCACCCAACAACGCACCGCACCCTCACCGACAAAGCCGCTCCGGACACGCACGCGGACCACAGCCTCCTccgccctccctgcctccccacgcTCTACACACCTGCCCGCCCCCGGGACACCCCGCCCTCACCTGCAcgcctctctccgcccagcctcTTCCGACCCCGGGACACCCCGGGACACCCCAGATACCCCAGACACCACAGAACACCCCCGGACACCCCAGACACCCCAGGCCACCCCAGGCCACCCCAGGCCACCCCAGGCCACCCCTGGACATCCCAGGACATCCCAGGCCACCACTGGACATCCCGGGACACCCCAGGACACCCCGGGACTCCCCAGACACCCCAGGACACCCCGGGACGCCCCAGACACCCCCGGACACC
Encoded here:
- the LOC118575443 gene encoding anther-specific proline-rich protein APG-like translates to MEAVNELHKASAVPWTKNGLLPPTGRHVSTLAETLGHVDSGSPLLTVLPSYQFAVVGVTIMSTGPLHKVGARELQFGQEGRVSHGACGEKALARNTPNANTHARTHTTSPTLRTDALHPAPPLGSLPRPGRRRQGDPCRSHREPTLAAQQRPALPVHPLPDQGAVRPSTHCPTRRHSPPFAPLPTPAPPRGLSHSQTQASTSGPSPAFFATGPRPGKASTPTRPRPLTLALHTFSGEHGGSAATPRTPNYRFPGPPGLQDYHQTHSGCRDAGMHGCRAARTYPGVGEWVGALHPDTLLGTARRASGRASEHPVTLDGARTGLALSRTPTRTTLSCQISPGLD